The genomic DNA CCGCCGTTGAACCCCGCCGTGCACGCCGGCGCGGGCCTCGCCGGGATCGGCCTGGCCGCCGACCGGATCAAGGCCGGCGGTCCCGTCGACTTCGCGGCGGAGAACGGCGCCCACATGGCGGCCGCCTCCGCGGTGACCGTCCTGGGCGCGCCCTGGACGGTGGTGGCGGAGCAGACCCAGGCCGAGGCGATCGACGCGGTCCAGGCCCTGTCGCGCACGCTGATCCTGACCGGCCTGTTCGTCCTGGCCGGAACCGCCCTGCTCGGCCTCCTGCTCGCCCGCTCGATCGTGGCGCCGCTCGGCGCCCTCACCCGCGCGCTCAAGGCCCTCGCCGATCGCCAGGCCCTCACCGACGTGCCGGGCAGCAAGCGGCGGGACGAGATCGGTGACATCGCCCGGGCCGTGGTCACGATCCGCGACATGTCGCTGGAGGAGGCCGCCCAGCAGCTCCAGACCACGGAGGCCGCGCGCCTGCGCGAGGAGCAGAGCCGGCGCGCCATGCTCAAGCAGCTGGCCGACGGCTTCGAGCACTCGGTCGGCGGCATCGTCGAGGGCCTGACCGGCGCCGTCACGGAGCTTCAGGGGGCCTCGGACACCATGCGGGCCGCGGTCTCCAGCACCTCCGAGCGCTCGACCAGCGTCGCCGGGGCGGCGCAGCAGACCTCCGACAACGTCAACACCGTGGCGGCCGCGGCCGAGGAGCTCGGTGCCACCGTCCAGGAGATCGGCCGTCAGGTCGAGCAGGCGGCCGGGATGTCCGCCACCGCGGTCGGCGAGGCCCGCCGGGCCGAGCAGACCATGACCGACCTCGCCGCGGCGGCGACGCGCATCGGCGACGTGGTCGGCATGGTCTCGACGATCGCCGGGCAGACGAACCTGCTGGCACTCAACGCCACGATCGAGGCCGCCCGCGCCGGCGAGGCCGGACGCGGCTTCGCGGTGGTCGCCGCCGAGGTCAAGGAACTCGCCGCCCAGACCACCCGCGCCACCGAGGAGATCAGCCGTCAGGTCGCCTCGATCCAGAATGTCACGGGCGACGCGGCCGGGGCGATCCAGGGCATCACGGCCCAGATCGAGGCGATGAACCAGGTGTCGACCAGCATCGCCGCCGCGGTGGACCAGCAGGGCGTCACCACCCAGGACATCGTCCGCAGCATGGGGCAGGCCTCGGCCGGCACCGGCACGATGACCCTGGAGATCGCCGAGGTTGCCCGGGTCGCCGGCGATGCCGGCGAGGCCGCGGACTCGGTCGCGCTGGCGTCCGACGCCCTGGCCACGCGCTCGGAGCAGCTCCGCGCCGAGGTGGCGCAGTTCCTCCGCAACGTGCGGGCGGCGTAGGCCGGACGCGACCCCCGGGGCGGCCTCAGGCCGCCTCGGCCGGGAGCGGCGCGGGCTTCTGCGCCGCGCGACCCGCGAAGGCCTGGGCGGCCAGGGGCAGCTCG from Methylobacterium radiotolerans JCM 2831 includes the following:
- a CDS encoding methyl-accepting chemotaxis protein; translation: MITLSRLSTRLPATTVGLALLSATAMGGFSWYSARAGLMTAAHERLELAAAARRDAIELVADRAQADFLAVAAHPQIVSNFPDLLENLDPAKPDTASVIEAFRAPQTAEARVALDGSGMSSMYARRHVKVQEVARKLVAQPGYADLLFLDDNGRIDYTTTKGADFGKSVTDDGLAGTALARLVERLKSADPGAVLYEDFAAYPVDGVPAAFIGRAMTKRANVAMGTAQAAERIGFIVMRVTPTLFDQTLSKRTGLGDTGQILAVGADGLLRSNPPLNPAVHAGAGLAGIGLAADRIKAGGPVDFAAENGAHMAAASAVTVLGAPWTVVAEQTQAEAIDAVQALSRTLILTGLFVLAGTALLGLLLARSIVAPLGALTRALKALADRQALTDVPGSKRRDEIGDIARAVVTIRDMSLEEAAQQLQTTEAARLREEQSRRAMLKQLADGFEHSVGGIVEGLTGAVTELQGASDTMRAAVSSTSERSTSVAGAAQQTSDNVNTVAAAAEELGATVQEIGRQVEQAAGMSATAVGEARRAEQTMTDLAAAATRIGDVVGMVSTIAGQTNLLALNATIEAARAGEAGRGFAVVAAEVKELAAQTTRATEEISRQVASIQNVTGDAAGAIQGITAQIEAMNQVSTSIAAAVDQQGVTTQDIVRSMGQASAGTGTMTLEIAEVARVAGDAGEAADSVALASDALATRSEQLRAEVAQFLRNVRAA